A portion of the Burkholderia sp. GAS332 genome contains these proteins:
- a CDS encoding putative phosphonate metabolism protein yields MSGAAWGAEARFAVYYAPSRESAWWQAGSAWLGRDAESGAPCVSPQPEDLARPLADLTEAPRRYGWHGTLVAPFRLADGVTQHDLLGATREWASTQSPFALLVEAATLGDFVALRPADPEGEAKLRHVASSALQTLHGLRAKAPAADLARRLAAPLSERQRALLIEWGYPYVFDEFRFHMTLSNSLADAAERATLVAWWQARTPALGPLAIDHAALFVEPAPGEPFVLWQRVPFQTGEVK; encoded by the coding sequence ATGAGCGGCGCGGCATGGGGCGCCGAGGCACGATTCGCGGTGTATTACGCGCCGTCGCGCGAGTCGGCATGGTGGCAGGCGGGGTCGGCGTGGTTGGGGCGTGATGCGGAAAGCGGCGCGCCCTGCGTGTCGCCGCAACCGGAAGACCTCGCGCGCCCTCTGGCCGATCTGACCGAAGCGCCGCGTCGCTATGGCTGGCACGGTACGCTGGTCGCACCGTTCCGTCTTGCTGATGGCGTGACTCAGCACGATCTACTGGGCGCGACGCGCGAATGGGCCAGCACGCAAAGCCCATTCGCGCTACTGGTCGAAGCGGCGACGCTCGGCGATTTTGTCGCGCTACGCCCGGCCGATCCGGAGGGCGAAGCGAAGCTTCGTCACGTCGCATCAAGTGCGCTGCAAACGCTGCATGGATTGCGCGCCAAGGCGCCTGCCGCTGACCTCGCGCGCCGACTCGCGGCGCCGCTGAGTGAACGGCAACGCGCATTGCTGATCGAATGGGGTTATCCGTACGTCTTCGACGAATTCCGTTTTCACATGACGCTATCCAACTCTCTCGCCGATGCCGCTGAGCGCGCGACGCTGGTTGCCTGGTGGCAGGCGCGAACGCCTGCGCTCGGACCGCTCGCTATCGATCACGCGGCGCTCTTTGTCGAACCCGCGCCCGGTGAGCCGTTTGTGCTGTGGCAGCGCGTACCGTTTCAGACCGGCGAGGTGAAATAA
- a CDS encoding ribose 1,5-bisphosphokinase has translation MAGRLIYVMGPSGAGKDSLLVFARRHLMGEPILFAHRYITRPSGNGEEHVALSVEEFAARSVLGLFALEWSSHSLRYGIGIELDAWLARGCTVVVNGSRQHLQHTLARYPQTEVVHVDAAPHILEARLGARARESAEQVAARLARRAPFSLPEGIRCTTIDNSGTLEEAGHALIAFLQAHADVPDIREVRNVRNVR, from the coding sequence ATGGCAGGTCGTCTGATTTATGTAATGGGGCCGTCCGGCGCGGGTAAGGATTCATTGCTGGTTTTTGCGCGTCGCCACCTGATGGGCGAGCCGATTCTGTTTGCGCATCGCTACATCACGCGGCCGAGCGGCAACGGTGAAGAGCATGTTGCGTTGAGCGTCGAAGAGTTCGCGGCGCGTTCGGTACTCGGTCTGTTCGCGCTCGAATGGTCGAGTCACTCACTGCGCTATGGCATCGGCATCGAACTCGATGCGTGGCTTGCTCGCGGTTGCACGGTGGTCGTCAACGGGTCGCGTCAGCATTTGCAACATACCTTGGCGCGTTATCCGCAAACGGAAGTCGTGCACGTGGACGCAGCGCCGCATATTCTCGAAGCACGGCTTGGCGCGCGGGCGCGTGAGTCGGCGGAACAGGTTGCGGCGAGGCTTGCCCGACGGGCACCGTTTTCGCTGCCGGAAGGGATTCGGTGCACGACGATCGATAACTCCGGGACGCTGGAAGAAGCGGGACACGCGCTGATTGCTTTTTTGCAGGCGCATGCCGATGTACCCGACATTCGCGAGGTTCGTAACGTTCGCAATGTTCGGTAG
- a CDS encoding transcriptional regulator, LysR family, whose translation MKLQQLQAFIAAAHHRSLRAAARELGVTQPAVTHTIRELESALNAELMVRSVRGIELTACGLALLPRAEQLLGDMRRTVEAVEQVKGELAGKVSVGTMPSIALTALPHAVSKFRRVMPLVNLHLEEVTIPDAVARLRNGALDIAAIHHVQALDSDLVQAPLYSTQFVVAMRAGHPLANVTRLHELLDAEWIVTVGNDHFPHSVMMAMFNAHGLPVPKRLVRAPSSFAVTLGLVSQTDVIGCFTRPLAQMVAPLGIRVAQIEEALPNYDLSIISRRNLLPTPAVLQFVSCLQEATRERMAATG comes from the coding sequence ATGAAACTGCAACAGCTGCAAGCGTTCATCGCCGCCGCCCATCACCGCAGTCTGCGCGCCGCCGCGCGCGAGCTTGGCGTGACGCAACCGGCCGTCACGCATACGATCCGCGAGTTGGAGAGCGCGCTCAATGCCGAGTTGATGGTGCGCAGCGTGCGCGGCATCGAGTTGACCGCGTGCGGGCTCGCGCTGTTGCCGCGTGCGGAACAGTTGCTGGGCGACATGCGCCGCACGGTCGAAGCGGTCGAACAGGTGAAGGGGGAACTGGCCGGCAAGGTGAGCGTAGGCACGATGCCGTCAATCGCATTGACCGCCCTGCCGCACGCGGTGTCGAAGTTTCGCCGGGTCATGCCGCTGGTGAATCTGCATCTGGAGGAAGTCACGATCCCGGATGCCGTCGCGCGTTTGCGTAACGGTGCGCTCGATATCGCGGCGATCCATCACGTGCAGGCGCTCGACAGCGATCTGGTACAAGCGCCCCTCTACTCGACGCAGTTCGTCGTCGCGATGCGCGCCGGGCATCCGCTGGCGAACGTCACGCGTCTGCACGAATTGCTCGACGCGGAGTGGATCGTGACGGTGGGCAACGATCACTTTCCGCATAGCGTGATGATGGCGATGTTCAACGCGCACGGCTTGCCGGTGCCAAAGCGGCTGGTGCGGGCGCCGTCGTCGTTCGCGGTCACGCTCGGGCTGGTGTCGCAAACCGATGTGATCGGTTGCTTCACACGGCCGCTCGCACAGATGGTTGCGCCGCTGGGCATACGGGTTGCCCAGATTGAAGAAGCGCTGCCGAATTACGATCTCAGCATCATTTCTCGACGTAATCTGTTGCCGACCCCGGCCGTGCTGCAGTTTGTGTCGTGTCTACAGGAAGCGACCCGGGAGCGAATGGCGGCGACTGGTTAG
- a CDS encoding hippurate hydrolase, which produces MSEAARFTEVSDLVPAAESLREIRHHIHHHPELAYEEVQTGALVAEKLEQWGWQVTRGVGQTGVVGTLKVGDGTRRIGIRADMDALPIIEQTGLPYASGTHGKMHACGHDGHTTMLLGAAQHLAATRNFSGIVHLYFQPAEESGIDSGAMKMINDGLFERFPCDAVFGLHNHPGEEPGVMLFRKGPFMSAGDKAIITIEGVGGHAARPHLTVDPVVVAASIVMALQTIVARNVDPSQPAVVTVGSMHAGTANNVISSSARLELSVRSFSPEVRTLLKKRITELAESQAASYGGKAVVEYIEGYPVVINSDAETDFAVQVARELVGDDKVVEQTDILMGSEDFAFMLQKRPGTFLRIGNGAGEDGCMVHNPHYDFNDRNLPVGAAFWTRLVERYLGQ; this is translated from the coding sequence ATGAGCGAAGCCGCGCGTTTTACTGAAGTGTCCGACCTGGTGCCTGCCGCCGAGAGCCTGCGCGAGATCCGCCATCACATCCATCACCACCCGGAGCTGGCCTACGAGGAAGTGCAAACCGGCGCCCTGGTGGCGGAGAAGCTCGAACAATGGGGCTGGCAGGTCACGCGCGGGGTCGGTCAAACCGGCGTGGTGGGCACGCTGAAGGTGGGCGACGGCACGCGCCGGATCGGCATTCGCGCCGACATGGACGCGCTGCCGATCATCGAACAAACCGGTCTGCCGTATGCGAGCGGCACCCACGGCAAGATGCACGCATGCGGTCATGACGGCCACACGACGATGCTGCTCGGCGCCGCGCAGCACCTCGCCGCCACGCGCAATTTCTCAGGTATCGTGCATCTGTACTTCCAGCCGGCCGAAGAAAGCGGCATCGACAGCGGCGCGATGAAGATGATCAACGACGGCCTGTTCGAGCGCTTCCCGTGCGACGCCGTGTTTGGCCTGCACAATCACCCGGGCGAGGAACCGGGGGTGATGCTGTTCCGCAAGGGGCCGTTCATGTCCGCGGGCGACAAGGCGATCATCACGATCGAAGGCGTTGGCGGTCATGCGGCGCGTCCGCATCTGACGGTCGATCCGGTGGTGGTGGCGGCGAGCATTGTGATGGCGTTGCAGACCATCGTCGCGCGTAACGTCGATCCGTCGCAGCCGGCGGTGGTGACGGTTGGCTCGATGCATGCGGGTACGGCGAACAACGTGATTTCCAGCAGCGCGAGACTGGAGTTGAGCGTGCGTTCGTTCAGCCCCGAAGTGCGCACGCTGCTGAAAAAGCGCATTACCGAACTCGCCGAAAGCCAGGCCGCGAGCTATGGCGGCAAGGCGGTGGTGGAGTACATCGAAGGCTATCCGGTGGTGATCAATTCGGATGCCGAAACGGACTTCGCGGTGCAGGTGGCGCGTGAACTGGTCGGCGACGACAAGGTGGTCGAGCAGACCGACATCCTGATGGGCAGCGAAGATTTCGCCTTCATGCTCCAGAAACGGCCGGGCACGTTCCTGCGGATCGGCAACGGTGCGGGCGAAGACGGCTGCATGGTGCATAACCCCCATTACGACTTCAACGACCGCAATCTGCCGGTCGGCGCGGCCTTCTGGACGCGGCTGGTGGAGCGGTATCTGGGGCAATAA
- a CDS encoding MFS transporter, MHS family, proline/betaine transporter produces MNTTTDASRAVDATRTTSRGAIAAAVIGNWLEFFDFTVYGFFAVIIGKLFFPSADPTTSLLLSVATFAAGFITRPLGSVMLGVYADRKGRKAALNLTIMLMAASTGAIAIAPTYAQIGVAAPLLIVLARLVQGFSQGGEFGAATSTLLEQGGGTRRGFRASWQLATQGGAALMGSGIAAALSAALPKESLESWGWRIPFLIGVLIAPVGIYLRRRLADDPASAHSHAIERGVLHELFTAHLRPLVLITLTVMGGTVSTYILTFYMPTYAIHTLGLPMSLSMLVGVASGLVMLITCPLFGMLSDRIGSRKRPILFGRGVLVLLLFPAFMLINRFPQLPVIMSATALMLLFYSMGSASEFALMCESFPRRVRATGISIAYALSVCVFGGTAQLVATWLIKLTGSKLAPAGYVATCVVVSLIAVSMLKETADKPID; encoded by the coding sequence ATGAACACGACAACGGATGCGAGCCGCGCCGTCGACGCCACCCGAACCACCAGCCGCGGCGCGATCGCCGCGGCGGTGATCGGCAACTGGCTCGAATTTTTCGACTTCACGGTGTACGGTTTTTTTGCCGTGATCATCGGCAAGCTGTTTTTCCCGTCGGCGGATCCGACGACCTCGTTGCTCTTATCCGTGGCGACCTTCGCCGCGGGTTTCATCACACGGCCGCTCGGCAGCGTGATGCTCGGCGTGTATGCGGACCGCAAAGGCCGCAAAGCGGCGCTCAACCTGACCATCATGCTGATGGCGGCGAGTACCGGTGCGATCGCGATTGCGCCGACGTATGCGCAGATCGGTGTCGCCGCGCCGCTGCTGATCGTGCTGGCGCGTCTCGTGCAAGGCTTCTCTCAGGGCGGCGAGTTCGGCGCGGCGACGTCCACCTTGCTGGAACAGGGCGGTGGCACACGGCGCGGCTTTCGCGCCAGCTGGCAACTGGCGACGCAAGGCGGCGCGGCGCTGATGGGTTCGGGTATTGCGGCGGCGCTCTCGGCGGCTCTGCCGAAGGAGTCGCTGGAAAGCTGGGGCTGGCGCATTCCGTTTCTGATCGGCGTGCTGATCGCGCCGGTCGGCATCTACCTGCGCCGCCGTCTCGCGGACGATCCCGCCAGCGCGCACAGCCACGCCATCGAGCGCGGCGTGCTGCACGAACTCTTCACGGCGCATCTGCGTCCGCTGGTGCTGATTACGCTCACGGTGATGGGCGGCACGGTCTCGACCTACATCCTGACCTTCTACATGCCGACCTATGCGATCCACACGCTCGGCCTGCCGATGTCGCTGTCGATGCTGGTCGGCGTCGCGTCGGGTCTCGTCATGCTCATCACGTGTCCCTTGTTCGGCATGCTGTCCGATCGGATCGGCAGCCGCAAGCGGCCGATTCTGTTCGGACGCGGCGTGCTGGTGCTATTGCTGTTTCCGGCCTTCATGCTGATCAACCGCTTCCCACAGTTGCCCGTCATCATGTCGGCGACCGCGCTGATGCTGTTGTTCTACTCGATGGGATCGGCGTCGGAATTCGCGTTGATGTGCGAGTCGTTCCCGCGGCGGGTGCGCGCCACCGGTATTTCGATTGCCTATGCGCTGAGCGTGTGCGTATTCGGTGGTACCGCGCAACTGGTCGCGACGTGGCTGATCAAACTGACCGGCAGCAAGCTGGCGCCGGCCGGTTACGTGGCGACGTGTGTGGTGGTGTCGTTGATCGCTGTGTCGATGCTGAAAGAGACGGCGGATAAGCCGATCGATTGA
- a CDS encoding transcriptional regulator, IclR family yields the protein MSKVLPPSSAVPDNAEPASDKPGDSYVQSFARGLSVIRAFNASRPEQTLTDVAAATGLTRAGARRILLTLQTLGYVEAEGRLFRLTPKILDLGFAYLTSMPFWNLAEPVMESLSAQVHESCSAAVLDRTEIVYVLRVPTHKIMTINLSIGSRLPAYCTSMGRVLLAALDDDALDATLSSAPLYAHTPRTVTDKEELKKLIAQVRRQGWAIVDQELEGGLISLSAPIRNRQGRVIAAMNISGNAQRNSAKQMVKAFLEPLQQAAQTVSEMVALRG from the coding sequence ATGAGCAAAGTCCTGCCGCCGTCTTCTGCCGTTCCTGACAACGCCGAACCGGCCTCGGATAAACCGGGCGACTCGTATGTGCAGTCGTTCGCGCGAGGCCTCTCGGTGATCCGCGCGTTCAATGCCAGCCGCCCCGAACAGACGCTGACCGACGTCGCCGCGGCCACCGGCCTGACACGCGCTGGTGCACGCCGCATTCTGCTGACGTTGCAGACGCTCGGCTACGTGGAGGCCGAAGGCCGCCTGTTCCGCCTCACGCCGAAGATTCTCGACCTTGGTTTCGCGTATCTGACCTCGATGCCGTTCTGGAATCTCGCCGAACCGGTGATGGAAAGTCTGTCGGCGCAGGTTCACGAGAGTTGCTCGGCGGCGGTGCTTGACCGCACCGAAATCGTCTACGTGCTGCGCGTGCCGACTCACAAGATCATGACCATCAACCTGTCGATCGGCAGCCGCTTGCCGGCGTATTGCACGTCGATGGGCCGTGTCCTGCTGGCCGCGCTGGACGACGACGCGCTCGACGCAACCCTGAGTTCGGCGCCGCTCTACGCGCACACGCCGCGCACGGTGACCGACAAGGAAGAGCTGAAAAAGCTAATCGCGCAGGTGCGCCGCCAGGGATGGGCGATCGTCGATCAGGAACTGGAAGGCGGTCTGATTTCGCTGTCCGCGCCGATTCGCAACCGCCAGGGGCGCGTGATCGCGGCGATGAATATCAGCGGCAACGCTCAGCGCAATTCGGCCAAGCAGATGGTGAAGGCGTTTCTGGAGCCGTTGCAGCAGGCCGCCCAGACGGTCTCGGAGATGGTAGCGCTGCGCGGTTAA
- a CDS encoding dihydroxyacid dehydratase — MRIIQKLRRVQIAKRNGIATMEMSVSSTRKTPEQLRSYRWYGVNDLRSFGHRSRTAQMGYHPSDYMGKPVIAVVNTWSEINSCHTHFKQRVEEVKRGIWQAGGFPVEMPVMTLAEPFQKPTTMLYRNFLAMETEELLKSYPFDGCVLMGGCDKTTPGLLMGAISMNLPSIYLPAGPMLRGNWNGRTLGSGSDTWKYWAELRAGKITEEEWKGIESGIARSPGHCMTMGTASTMTSATEALGLTLPGFSSIPAVDSRHAQFASLTGQRIVEMVWTDQKPSDILTAKSFDNAVTTVLAMSGSTNAIVHLVAVARRAGIDLTTARFDELARITPVLGNLRPAGQYLMEDFFYAGGLRALLVELGELIDGTQMTVNGATLGENIAGAEIFDDDVIRKRGNPLVASDGLAVLTGNLAPDGAVIKPAAMEAHLQKHRGPAVVFKDYADMAARIDSEDLDVSADSVVVLQHAGPVGAPGMPEWGQLPIPQKLLKQGVRDMVRISDARMSGTSYGACVLHVAPESFVGGPLALVRDGDMIELDVPARRLHVDVSDAELAARKAAWQPPKRPFERGFGVMHQLHVTQANKGCDFDFLEEPLSASAPQSPIQATPTEQTSPATTRSEPEIH; from the coding sequence ATGCGAATCATTCAGAAGCTTCGACGGGTTCAAATCGCGAAGCGTAATGGTATCGCTACCATGGAGATGTCCGTGTCATCGACCCGCAAAACACCTGAGCAGCTTCGCAGCTACCGCTGGTACGGCGTGAACGATCTGCGCTCGTTCGGCCACCGTTCGCGCACCGCGCAAATGGGTTACCACCCGTCGGATTACATGGGCAAGCCGGTGATCGCCGTCGTCAACACGTGGAGCGAGATCAACTCGTGCCACACGCACTTCAAACAGCGCGTCGAAGAAGTGAAGCGCGGCATCTGGCAGGCCGGTGGCTTTCCGGTCGAAATGCCGGTGATGACGCTCGCCGAGCCGTTCCAGAAACCGACCACGATGCTGTATCGCAACTTCCTCGCGATGGAAACCGAGGAATTGCTGAAGTCCTATCCGTTCGACGGCTGTGTGCTGATGGGCGGTTGCGACAAGACCACGCCCGGTTTGCTGATGGGCGCGATCAGCATGAATCTGCCGTCCATCTATCTGCCAGCGGGGCCGATGCTGCGAGGCAACTGGAACGGCCGCACGCTGGGCAGCGGTTCGGACACGTGGAAATACTGGGCCGAACTGCGCGCCGGCAAAATCACTGAAGAGGAGTGGAAGGGTATCGAGAGCGGCATCGCGCGCTCGCCGGGCCATTGCATGACGATGGGCACCGCGTCGACGATGACCAGCGCCACCGAAGCACTCGGTTTGACGCTGCCCGGCTTCTCGTCGATCCCCGCAGTCGATTCGCGGCATGCACAATTCGCTTCACTGACAGGACAGCGCATCGTCGAGATGGTGTGGACCGATCAGAAGCCGTCGGACATCCTGACCGCCAAATCTTTCGACAACGCGGTGACCACCGTGCTGGCCATGTCCGGTTCGACGAACGCCATCGTTCACCTCGTTGCCGTGGCGCGTCGTGCCGGCATCGATCTGACGACGGCACGCTTTGACGAACTCGCGCGCATCACGCCGGTGCTCGGCAATCTGCGTCCCGCGGGCCAGTATCTGATGGAGGACTTTTTCTACGCCGGCGGCCTGCGCGCGCTGTTGGTCGAGTTGGGCGAACTGATCGACGGCACGCAGATGACGGTCAATGGCGCGACGCTCGGCGAGAACATTGCAGGCGCGGAAATATTCGACGACGACGTCATCCGCAAGCGCGGCAATCCACTCGTCGCCAGCGACGGCCTCGCGGTGCTGACCGGCAATCTTGCCCCAGACGGCGCGGTGATCAAACCCGCGGCGATGGAAGCGCATCTGCAGAAACATCGAGGTCCGGCGGTGGTGTTCAAGGATTACGCCGACATGGCGGCGCGCATCGACTCGGAAGACCTGGATGTGAGCGCCGATTCGGTGGTCGTGCTGCAACACGCGGGTCCCGTGGGTGCGCCCGGTATGCCGGAGTGGGGCCAGTTGCCGATTCCGCAAAAGCTGTTGAAGCAGGGCGTGCGCGATATGGTGCGCATTTCCGATGCGCGCATGAGCGGCACCAGTTACGGCGCGTGCGTGCTGCATGTGGCGCCCGAGTCGTTCGTGGGGGGGCCGCTCGCGCTGGTCAGGGATGGCGACATGATCGAGCTGGACGTGCCGGCCCGGCGTTTGCATGTCGACGTGAGCGATGCGGAACTCGCGGCGCGCAAGGCCGCGTGGCAACCGCCCAAGCGGCCGTTCGAGCGCGGTTTCGGCGTGATGCATCAACTGCACGTGACGCAGGCCAACAAGGGGTGTGACTTCGACTTTCTTGAAGAGCCGCTGAGCGCAAGCGCGCCGCAAAGTCCGATACAGGCCACGCCGACGGAGCAAACCTCGCCGGCCACGACGCGCAGCGAACCCGAAATTCACTAA
- a CDS encoding Regulator of RNase E activity RraA encodes MTTPDITISDATLEQLRHVSTATLTTQLFKRGLRNVFLQGVAPLVKPAPGSPNVVGPAFTLRNIPAREDLDHVGVFQDPDHPQRKAVETAPPGSVLVQDCRGERSVASVGSILALRLAKRGVAGMVSDGPVRDSGTIAELGLPIWCAGASAPLNLAKHHAVDMNVPIACGGVPVYPGDIVVADVDGVVIVPREMATDVARDATEQEQLEVFITQRIEEGRPLRGTYPPNEETLAAYAQWRAQKQ; translated from the coding sequence ATGACCACACCCGACATCACCATCAGCGACGCCACACTCGAGCAGCTACGGCACGTCAGCACGGCAACGCTAACCACGCAACTTTTCAAGCGCGGCTTGCGCAACGTATTCCTGCAAGGCGTCGCGCCGCTCGTCAAACCGGCGCCTGGGTCCCCCAACGTTGTTGGCCCGGCGTTCACGCTGCGCAACATCCCGGCTCGTGAGGATCTCGACCACGTCGGCGTGTTTCAGGACCCGGACCATCCGCAGCGCAAAGCCGTTGAAACGGCGCCGCCTGGCAGCGTGCTGGTGCAGGACTGCCGTGGTGAACGCTCGGTCGCGTCGGTCGGTTCGATCCTCGCGCTGCGTCTGGCGAAGCGTGGTGTGGCCGGCATGGTCTCGGACGGCCCGGTGCGCGATAGCGGCACGATCGCGGAACTGGGTTTGCCGATCTGGTGTGCTGGTGCGAGCGCCCCGCTGAATCTGGCGAAGCATCATGCGGTCGATATGAATGTACCGATCGCTTGCGGCGGCGTGCCGGTGTATCCCGGCGATATCGTTGTCGCCGACGTGGACGGCGTGGTCATCGTGCCGCGCGAAATGGCCACCGACGTCGCGCGTGACGCCACCGAGCAGGAGCAGCTCGAAGTGTTCATCACGCAGCGCATCGAAGAAGGCCGGCCGCTGCGCGGCACGTATCCGCCGAACGAGGAAACGCTGGCGGCTTACGCGCAATGGCGTGCACAAAAACAATAA
- a CDS encoding Sugar phosphate permease produces the protein MTITTPAIDESRLINRLALRLMPLLGVLYLVAYIDRSNISFAKLQMLGSLGLSEVAYGLGASLFFIGYLIFEVPSNVLLHKYGAPRWMARIMFTWGIVTILLAFTQNATMFYVLRFLLGASEAGLYPGVIYYLTLWFPSRHRVRMLGYFTVGSSLGNMVGAPICGWLLDKGGLAGLHGWQLVFIVTGLPSILLTFVVLRLLPASPKQARFLSADEKQWLTDTLDAERAQMKERYTGHSSLLSVLTEPRVIGMALYYMMLSISVYGVSYWLPTLVKGFGVSNTTNGLLNIIPWLMASIVLAWLPSKLRGGNRAIVAMLVAALLGVACFLSAVFLPTNTLRFAALCFGAPCMYLLIPCFWTLPPKFLFGARAAAGIAAINSLGNIGGFIAQNLVPWVRQTTGSVKTPMLIPAACLLVFAVVTLFILRRNRGGSIAQSHVPVTE, from the coding sequence GTGACTATCACGACACCGGCGATCGACGAATCGCGTCTGATCAATCGCCTGGCACTCCGTCTGATGCCGCTGCTCGGGGTGCTCTACCTGGTCGCCTACATCGACCGCTCCAACATCAGCTTTGCCAAGCTGCAGATGCTCGGCAGCCTCGGGCTGTCCGAAGTCGCATACGGGCTGGGTGCGTCGCTATTTTTCATCGGCTATCTGATTTTCGAAGTGCCGAGCAATGTGCTGCTGCACAAGTACGGCGCGCCTCGGTGGATGGCGCGCATCATGTTCACGTGGGGCATCGTCACGATACTGCTCGCGTTTACGCAGAATGCGACGATGTTTTACGTGCTGCGTTTTCTACTCGGCGCCTCGGAAGCGGGTTTGTATCCGGGCGTGATCTACTACCTGACTTTGTGGTTTCCGTCGCGGCATCGCGTGCGCATGCTCGGCTATTTCACCGTCGGCAGCAGTCTGGGCAACATGGTGGGTGCGCCGATTTGCGGCTGGTTGCTCGACAAGGGCGGTCTCGCGGGGCTGCACGGCTGGCAACTGGTGTTCATCGTGACCGGCTTACCGTCGATTCTGCTGACCTTCGTCGTGCTGCGCCTGTTGCCGGCCTCGCCGAAACAGGCAAGGTTTCTCTCCGCCGACGAAAAACAATGGCTCACCGACACGCTCGACGCGGAACGCGCGCAGATGAAGGAACGCTACACCGGTCATTCCTCGCTGCTGAGCGTGTTGACCGAGCCGCGTGTGATCGGCATGGCGCTCTACTACATGATGCTGTCGATTTCCGTCTACGGCGTGAGCTACTGGCTGCCGACCCTGGTGAAAGGCTTCGGCGTCAGCAATACGACCAACGGCCTGCTGAACATCATTCCATGGCTGATGGCGTCCATCGTGCTGGCGTGGCTGCCGTCGAAGCTGCGCGGCGGCAATCGGGCAATCGTCGCGATGCTGGTGGCCGCGTTGCTCGGCGTCGCGTGCTTCCTGAGCGCCGTGTTTCTGCCGACCAACACGCTGCGGTTTGCCGCGCTCTGTTTCGGCGCGCCGTGCATGTATCTGCTGATTCCGTGTTTCTGGACGCTGCCGCCGAAGTTCCTGTTCGGCGCGCGCGCCGCGGCTGGCATTGCGGCGATTAATTCGCTCGGTAATATCGGTGGCTTCATTGCACAGAATCTGGTGCCGTGGGTGCGTCAGACCACGGGCAGCGTGAAGACGCCGATGCTAATTCCAGCAGCCTGTCTGTTGGTGTTTGCCGTCGTCACGCTGTTCATCCTGCGGCGTAATCGAGGTGGTTCCATTGCGCAAAGCCATGTACCCGTGACCGAGTAG
- a CDS encoding transcriptional regulator, LacI family, whose product MPNHKPTAPASPDTPETAAPAKRLRGGPKVLRITDVAAQAGVAPITVSRFFNSPETVAPETLERVRQVVQKLGYVPNRLAGGLSSARSRLIAAIVPTIAHSLFSETIQVFSETMSRAGYQVLLALSGYSNSSEEALLDAVLSRRPEGVLLTGVAHADSLRERLRNVGLPIVETWDMTDTPIDMLVGFSHYQIGAAVAEHFLQRNARAPGLVSANDDRALARRDGFRDRLAQAGIHDIAEVLVAPPSSVAVGKAALPTLLERAPQLDAVFCGSDLLAIGVLGASKQLGLSVPSQLSICGFGDLEFTAETTPQLTTVRVDGTRIGLTAARCLLDRLAGDSNVKVTDVGFHIVERETT is encoded by the coding sequence ATGCCGAATCACAAGCCGACCGCGCCTGCCAGCCCCGATACGCCGGAGACGGCGGCGCCAGCGAAACGCTTGCGCGGCGGTCCCAAGGTCCTGCGTATCACGGATGTCGCCGCGCAAGCGGGCGTCGCACCGATTACGGTGTCGCGTTTCTTCAATAGCCCGGAGACCGTCGCGCCCGAGACGCTTGAACGGGTACGGCAGGTCGTGCAAAAGCTCGGTTATGTACCGAATCGCCTTGCGGGCGGATTGTCGTCGGCGCGTTCAAGGTTGATCGCGGCGATTGTGCCGACCATCGCTCACTCGTTGTTTTCCGAAACGATCCAGGTGTTCAGCGAGACGATGTCGCGCGCGGGCTATCAGGTGCTGCTGGCCTTGAGCGGTTATAGCAATTCGAGCGAAGAGGCGCTGCTCGACGCAGTGCTGAGCCGGCGTCCGGAAGGCGTGCTGCTGACCGGTGTCGCGCATGCGGACTCGTTGCGTGAACGCCTGCGCAACGTGGGCCTGCCCATCGTCGAAACCTGGGATATGACTGACACGCCGATCGACATGCTGGTCGGCTTTTCGCACTATCAGATCGGCGCCGCCGTGGCCGAGCACTTTCTGCAACGCAACGCGCGAGCACCCGGCCTCGTGTCGGCGAACGACGACCGCGCACTCGCACGCCGCGACGGCTTTCGCGACCGGCTTGCACAGGCGGGCATTCACGACATCGCCGAGGTGTTGGTGGCGCCACCGAGTTCGGTCGCCGTCGGCAAGGCCGCTTTGCCGACGCTGCTCGAGCGGGCGCCACAACTCGACGCCGTTTTTTGCGGCTCCGATCTGCTGGCGATCGGCGTGCTTGGCGCGAGCAAACAGCTCGGGTTGAGCGTGCCATCGCAACTGTCGATTTGCGGTTTCGGCGACCTCGAATTCACCGCCGAAACCACGCCGCAACTCACCACCGTACGCGTGGACGGCACCCGCATCGGACTGACCGCCGCGCGCTGCCTGCTCGATCGTCTGGCCGGCGACAGCAACGTCAAAGTAACCGACGTTGGTTTTCATATCGTCGAGCGCGAAACGACCTGA